A single genomic interval of Chryseobacterium paludis harbors:
- a CDS encoding sensor histidine kinase, with the protein MFNKVITNQTKTMVLLMVVFTTIILLFGGLVYFSIVNFSHQRFYELLKIRTTTIVQIEKGKQHLDLPENYVLNSLNDEELPMEKDYVFMVPTDSNFKKISQEVHIPDTFFKNIMRKGEDNYNDKEFYYIGQSFKFHDKEYIAIASAKNHYLIYYLGFLKRTLVTCIVLSLFFSMIFSFYLSKTLFKPILKITGKVKQISSENLHLRLESHPDNKELNELVDTFNDMLNRIETSFETQNHLIGNVSHELRTPLTSIMGEADVALSINRTADEYKETLEIILDEAEKLDKKIKALLMIAQTGFDGKIQKMDKVRIDQLLWDVIETLRKIDTRNNIYLDISMLPENPKKLKVQGNEQLLHLAVANIINNGCKYSNFQQVKVSLGATDTDVYIIVKDNGIGIPKEEMNKIYDPFFRASNTKNYEGYGIGLPLARNIVRMHHGELIVSSNENQGTTVQLRFPNFYSTQPEEKTV; encoded by the coding sequence ATGTTTAATAAAGTAATTACCAATCAAACCAAAACAATGGTGCTTTTAATGGTGGTTTTCACCACGATTATATTGCTGTTTGGTGGATTGGTGTATTTCTCGATCGTCAATTTTTCTCATCAGAGGTTTTATGAACTGCTCAAAATCCGAACCACGACCATTGTACAAATTGAAAAAGGGAAACAACACCTGGATCTTCCGGAAAATTACGTTCTGAATAGTCTGAATGATGAAGAACTTCCAATGGAAAAGGATTATGTATTTATGGTTCCAACGGATTCAAATTTCAAAAAAATATCTCAGGAGGTTCATATTCCCGATACTTTTTTTAAGAATATCATGAGAAAAGGGGAAGATAATTACAATGATAAAGAGTTTTATTATATCGGCCAGTCATTTAAATTTCATGATAAAGAATATATCGCGATCGCTTCTGCCAAAAATCATTATCTCATTTATTACTTGGGATTCCTCAAAAGAACATTGGTTACGTGTATTGTTCTTTCACTGTTCTTCAGCATGATCTTTTCCTTTTATTTATCTAAAACGTTGTTTAAACCCATATTAAAGATCACAGGTAAAGTAAAACAGATCAGTTCTGAAAACCTTCACCTGAGACTGGAATCTCATCCTGACAATAAAGAACTCAATGAGCTGGTAGATACATTTAATGACATGCTTAATCGTATTGAGACCTCATTTGAAACCCAGAACCATCTGATTGGAAATGTTTCTCATGAATTGAGAACTCCGCTTACCTCTATTATGGGTGAAGCTGATGTGGCTCTTTCAATCAACAGAACGGCTGATGAATATAAAGAAACACTGGAGATCATTCTCGATGAAGCAGAGAAACTCGATAAAAAGATAAAAGCACTTCTGATGATTGCTCAAACAGGTTTTGATGGGAAAATTCAGAAAATGGATAAGGTTAGGATCGATCAGTTGCTTTGGGATGTTATTGAAACACTAAGAAAAATTGACACCCGAAATAACATCTATTTAGACATCAGTATGCTGCCTGAAAATCCCAAAAAATTAAAAGTTCAGGGGAATGAACAGTTGCTCCATCTCGCCGTAGCTAACATTATTAATAACGGGTGTAAATATTCTAATTTCCAACAGGTAAAAGTTTCATTAGGTGCTACTGATACCGATGTTTATATTATCGTAAAAGATAATGGAATCGGAATTCCAAAAGAAGAAATGAATAAGATCTATGATCCGTTCTTCAGGGCTTCTAATACCAAAAACTATGAAGGGTATGGTATTGGCTTGCCGCTAGCCCGGAATATTGTAAGAATGCACCATGGGGAGCTTATTGTTAGTTCCAATGAAAACCAGGGGACGACCGTTCAGCTCCGTTTCCCTAATTTCTATAGTACACAACCTGAAGAGAAGACAGTTTAA